One window from the genome of Diospyros lotus cultivar Yz01 chromosome 11, ASM1463336v1, whole genome shotgun sequence encodes:
- the LOC127813215 gene encoding homeobox protein knotted-1-like 3 isoform X5 codes for MNSESARSQLESNQWLSRSILERSIRGMRDEVQVSADSIIAAGLSHESADLNNNNRNIGSNQVENSGGGDGEFTESDGMMNWQNASLKTEILSHPLYEQLLSAHVACLRISTPVDQLERIDAQLARAQQVLAKYSSSGHGNIDDKELDQFMTHYVLLLCSFKDQLQQHVRVHAMEAVMACWEIEQSLQSLTGVLPGEGTGGTMSDEDDDQADSDTNLFDGSLECADTMGFGPLVPTESERSLMERVRHELKHELKQGYKEKIVDIREEILRKRRAGKLPGDTTSVLKAWWQSHSKWPYPTEEDKAKLVQETGLQLKQINNWFINQRKRNWHSNPSSSTAVKSKRKSNAGDRTKSGDHIM; via the exons ATCAGTGGCTTTCGAGATCGATTCTCGAGCGAAGCATCAGAGGCATGAGGGACGAGGTGCAGGTCTCGGCCGATTCGATCATCGCCGCGGGGTTATCGCACGAATCGGCTGATTTGAACAACAATAACAGGAATATTGGGAGCAATCAAGTGGAGAACAGTGGCGGAGGAGATGGAGAGTTCACGGAGAGCGATGGAATGATGAATTGGCAGAATGCAAGCCTCAAAACCGAGATTTTGTCTCATCCGCTCTACGAGCAGTTGTTATCGGCTCATGTCGCGTGCCTACGTATCTCAACGCCGGTTGATCAGTTAGAGAGGATCGACGCGCAGCTGGCTCGAGCGCAACAGGTGTTAGCCAAGTACTCGTCTTCGGGACATGGTAATATTGACGATAAGGAGCTTGATCAGTTCATG ACACATTATGTGCTGTTGCTCTGTTCTTTTAAAGACCAATTGCAACAGCATGTTCGTGTACATGCAATGGAAGCAGTAATGGCTTGCTGGGAGATTGAGCAATCTCTACAGAGCTTAACAG GTGTTCTGCCTGGAGAAGGCACGGGAGGGACAATGTCTGATGAGGATGACGATCAAGCAGACAGTGACACAAACTTGTTTGATGGAAGTTTGGAGTGTGCTGACACCATGGGATTTGGTCCTCTCGTCCCAACAGAGAGTGAAAGATCCTTGATGGAACGCGTAAGGCATGAGCTGAAGCATGAACTGAAACAG GGTTACAAGGAGAAAATTGTGGACATCAGGGAAGAAATTTTGCGCAAGAGAAGGGCAGGAAAACTCCCTGGTGATACAACCTCTGTCTTAAAGGCTTGGTGGCAATCGCATTCTAAGTGGccatacccaaca GAGGAAGATAAGGCGAAATTGGTGCAGGAAACAGGATTGCAGTTGAAGCAGATAAATAACTGGTTTATTAACCAGAGAAAGAGGAACTGGCACAGCAATCCTTCCTCTTCTACAGCTGTGAAGAGCAAACGCAAAAG TAATGCAGGAGATAGAACTAAGAGCGGTGACCATATCATGTGA